The uncultured Cohaesibacter sp. genome window below encodes:
- the flgF gene encoding flagellar basal-body rod protein FlgF, translated as MPTSNYVSLSSQIALDNRMQSVARNVANINTAGYRGEAVSFSEILADAGSDSVSFVSMGKTHISREKGAITQSGNPLDLAIEGDAWFSFQRGGEVAYTRDGRMQMDSTGRLTTVNGEPILSASGSPIQVDPQGGSLVIQADGEIAQNGHAVDRIGLFEISPDDKLKRYGGSAVVPEGVAFPLQDPAKARVLQGFVEGSNVNPMTEMTRLIMISRAFESAQKVMETSEEAQRGAIRDLGETS; from the coding sequence ATGCCGACATCAAACTATGTCTCCCTGTCCTCGCAGATTGCCCTTGATAACCGGATGCAGTCCGTCGCCCGCAACGTTGCCAACATCAACACAGCGGGGTATCGCGGCGAAGCGGTGAGTTTCTCCGAAATCCTTGCCGATGCGGGCAGCGATTCCGTCAGCTTTGTCTCCATGGGAAAGACCCATATCTCGCGCGAGAAGGGGGCGATCACCCAATCGGGCAATCCGCTTGATCTGGCGATCGAGGGTGATGCCTGGTTTTCCTTCCAGCGTGGTGGCGAGGTGGCATACACCCGCGATGGCCGCATGCAGATGGACAGCACAGGCCGCCTGACCACTGTCAATGGCGAACCGATTCTGTCAGCCAGCGGCTCACCGATCCAGGTTGATCCACAAGGGGGCTCTCTGGTCATTCAGGCTGATGGCGAGATCGCCCAGAATGGCCACGCCGTCGACCGCATTGGCCTGTTCGAAATCAGCCCGGACGACAAACTCAAACGCTATGGCGGCTCGGCTGTCGTGCCGGAAGGGGTGGCGTTTCCATTGCAGGATCCTGCCAAGGCCCGCGTTCTGCAAGGCTTCGTGGAAGGCTCCAACGTCAACCCGATGACGGAAATGACCCGTCTCATCATGATCAGTCGGGCCTTTGAAAGCGCCCAGAAGGTTATGGAGACATCCGAGGAGGCCCAGCGCGGAGCCATTCGAGACCTTGGAGAGACCTCATGA
- the flhA gene encoding flagellar biosynthesis protein FlhA: protein MSDTQVVAAVGLNPEKKGRDVGFAFGIVIILTILFLPIPPFLIDVGLSLSIALSILILMVALWIQKPLEFSSFPTILLIATMLRLSLNIATTRMILSQGHKGLDAAGNIINGFSQFVMSGDFVIGLIVFTILVIVNFLVITKGATRIAEVGARFTLDAIPGKQMAIDADLNAGLIDDKAAQARRSELEEESSFFGAMDGASKFVRGDAIAGLIITAVNIFGGIVIGATRHGMTLGEASDVFTKLSVGDGLVSQIPALIVSLAAGLLVSKGGTRGSADKAVMGQLGKYPRALFVAASLLVILAIMPGLPVLPFAILAGIMAFTGYSIPKRLAEEEANKARTAMVAARKKEDQERLNAKPNLKTPEIELCIGKQLTAQILTSRDDLANRVAKMRRKFAEDYGFVVPDIHLTDSLALPPKSYQIKIHGTVIASHELRVGELLVLAGPEKTGGLPGEPTREPAFGMPGIWVPSTYQSEVDRIGLSSVDSTTIVLTHLSEVIRNNLPQLLSYKDMRHLINRLDPEYKKLIDDICPAHISFSGLQAVLKLLLAERVSIRNLHLILEAIAEIAPHVRRSEEVVEHVRVRMGQQICGDLAKGGKLAVIRLGNRWDLAFHEALKRDAKGDIIEIDLAPQLVEQFGQQLTKVVHDQSANQQSYALLTTPEARSYVRMIVERLFPTLPVLSHLEVTRGVDLITIGSVS, encoded by the coding sequence ATGTCAGACACCCAGGTCGTCGCAGCAGTCGGGTTGAACCCGGAGAAAAAAGGCAGAGACGTCGGCTTTGCGTTCGGTATCGTCATCATCCTGACGATTCTCTTCCTGCCCATCCCGCCCTTTCTCATCGATGTGGGGCTGTCCCTGTCGATCGCCCTGTCGATCCTGATCCTGATGGTTGCCCTGTGGATCCAGAAGCCACTGGAATTTTCCTCCTTCCCGACGATCCTGCTGATCGCCACCATGCTGCGCCTGTCGCTCAATATTGCGACAACGCGCATGATCCTGTCGCAGGGTCACAAGGGGCTTGATGCGGCGGGCAACATCATCAACGGCTTTTCCCAGTTCGTCATGAGCGGCGACTTCGTGATCGGTCTCATCGTTTTCACGATCCTCGTCATCGTCAATTTCCTGGTGATCACCAAGGGCGCCACCCGTATCGCCGAGGTGGGCGCCCGCTTCACCCTTGATGCCATTCCCGGCAAGCAGATGGCCATCGACGCCGACCTCAATGCCGGCCTGATCGACGACAAGGCCGCACAGGCCCGCCGCTCCGAGCTGGAAGAGGAAAGCTCCTTCTTCGGCGCCATGGACGGTGCCTCGAAGTTCGTCCGTGGCGATGCGATCGCCGGTCTCATCATCACCGCAGTCAACATCTTCGGTGGCATCGTCATTGGTGCAACCCGCCACGGCATGACCCTCGGCGAAGCCTCCGACGTCTTCACCAAGCTGTCGGTGGGCGATGGTCTGGTTTCCCAGATCCCGGCGCTGATCGTTTCTCTTGCCGCCGGTCTTCTGGTCTCCAAGGGGGGCACCCGCGGTTCGGCGGACAAGGCCGTCATGGGACAGTTGGGCAAATATCCCCGCGCCCTGTTCGTTGCCGCCAGCCTGTTGGTCATTCTGGCGATCATGCCCGGTCTGCCGGTACTGCCGTTTGCCATTCTTGCCGGCATCATGGCCTTTACCGGCTATTCCATTCCGAAGCGCCTTGCCGAAGAAGAAGCCAACAAGGCCCGCACCGCAATGGTGGCCGCCCGCAAGAAAGAGGATCAGGAACGCCTGAATGCCAAACCGAACCTCAAGACACCGGAAATCGAGCTTTGCATCGGCAAGCAGCTGACCGCGCAGATCCTCACCTCGCGGGACGATCTGGCAAACCGGGTCGCCAAGATGCGCCGCAAGTTTGCCGAGGACTATGGCTTCGTCGTACCCGACATCCATCTCACAGACAGTCTGGCGCTGCCTCCCAAGAGCTATCAGATCAAGATCCACGGCACGGTCATTGCCAGCCACGAACTGCGCGTTGGCGAGCTGCTGGTGCTGGCAGGTCCCGAAAAGACCGGAGGACTGCCTGGCGAGCCAACCCGCGAGCCCGCCTTCGGCATGCCCGGCATCTGGGTGCCAAGCACCTATCAGAGCGAGGTGGATCGCATTGGCCTCAGCTCCGTTGACAGCACCACCATCGTGCTGACGCACCTCAGCGAAGTGATCCGCAACAACCTGCCGCAGCTATTGTCCTACAAGGACATGCGTCACCTGATCAACCGCCTCGATCCCGAATACAAGAAGCTCATCGATGACATCTGTCCGGCCCACATATCCTTCTCCGGCCTGCAAGCCGTGCTGAAGCTGCTGCTGGCCGAGCGGGTTTCAATCCGCAACCTGCATCTCATTCTGGAGGCCATCGCGGAAATCGCGCCGCATGTGCGCCGGTCCGAGGAAGTGGTGGAACATGTCCGCGTCCGGATGGGTCAGCAGATTTGTGGCGATCTGGCCAAGGGCGGCAAGCTCGCCGTCATCCGCCTTGGCAACCGCTGGGATCTGGCCTTCCACGAAGCTCTCAAGCGCGACGCCAAGGGCGACATCATCGAGATCGATCTGGCTCCGCAGCTGGTCGAGCAGTTCGGCCAGCAGTTGACCAAGGTGGTGCACGACCAGTCGGCCAACCAGCAGAGCTATGCCCTGCTGACAACGCCGGAAGCCCGCAGCTACGTGCGCATGATCGTTGAGCGGCTGTTTCCGACCCTGCCCGTGCTCTCCCATCTGGAAGTGACCCGCGGCGTCGATCTCATCACCATCGGCAGCGTGTCCTGA
- a CDS encoding MotB family protein — MTDLEHEHEKELIIIRRRPDMTIEKPHSGVWKIAHADFMTAMMAFFMVMWLISSTDEAAKKHIARYFNPVNLSSMTPFPKGLQDPETNAKPVGEEASPTKPDKASAGSGASTAAGRSGQATPGVSNATAAQQAVSVRSSGVARSGTTTRQLPTFTEAEIFSDPYGVLDRIIMKEEKDSGPEERDDASASLAEKIQGQGGTAMRDPFAPLSWALNPLSLDDIELTEDSGSAKFSITGEERPDATSLANGPSNDKIEIAKAAFEAVKPMLGEAGNDAVKSQKADNKADKEPSELVEGEAMASAMKAPRNSSVGKDAANGPAEAATASSAEISDKIGEFRAILANALNETPRQTIGNELTITTSGNDILINVSDSADYGMFAIGSSEPTARSIKLLERIAHSLGQIRGDIIIRGHTDGRPFRSGTSDNWNLSTARAHMARFMLIRGGLDEHRLLRVEGYADRALKHPDNPEADDNRRIEILVQPIKETRS; from the coding sequence ATGACTGATCTGGAACATGAACACGAAAAGGAACTGATCATCATCCGACGGCGGCCGGACATGACCATCGAGAAACCTCACAGTGGTGTCTGGAAGATTGCACATGCAGACTTCATGACTGCCATGATGGCCTTCTTCATGGTGATGTGGCTCATCTCCAGCACGGATGAAGCGGCCAAGAAGCACATCGCCCGCTATTTCAACCCGGTCAATCTGTCCTCGATGACTCCCTTCCCCAAGGGCCTGCAGGACCCGGAGACCAACGCCAAGCCGGTTGGCGAGGAGGCAAGCCCCACCAAACCGGACAAGGCGAGCGCCGGCTCCGGAGCCTCCACGGCAGCAGGCCGCAGCGGACAGGCAACACCGGGCGTTTCAAACGCGACGGCGGCCCAGCAGGCTGTTTCCGTTCGGAGCAGTGGAGTTGCCCGCAGCGGTACCACCACACGCCAGCTACCCACCTTCACAGAAGCGGAGATCTTCTCCGATCCCTATGGTGTGCTCGATCGCATCATCATGAAAGAGGAGAAGGACAGCGGCCCGGAGGAACGGGACGATGCGTCCGCCTCTCTTGCCGAAAAGATCCAGGGCCAGGGCGGCACGGCCATGCGCGATCCCTTCGCGCCCCTGTCCTGGGCACTCAATCCGCTCTCCCTTGACGATATCGAGCTGACGGAGGATTCAGGCTCCGCCAAGTTCTCCATTACCGGCGAGGAGCGCCCTGATGCGACATCTCTTGCCAACGGGCCGTCAAACGACAAGATCGAGATTGCCAAGGCAGCCTTCGAGGCCGTCAAGCCAATGCTCGGCGAAGCTGGCAACGACGCGGTGAAGAGCCAGAAAGCGGACAACAAAGCCGACAAGGAACCTTCCGAACTTGTTGAGGGCGAGGCCATGGCAAGCGCAATGAAAGCCCCTCGGAACAGCTCGGTTGGCAAGGACGCCGCCAATGGCCCGGCAGAGGCAGCAACGGCATCGTCGGCAGAGATTTCCGACAAGATCGGCGAATTCCGCGCCATTCTTGCCAATGCCCTCAATGAAACGCCACGCCAGACCATCGGCAACGAGCTGACGATCACGACCAGCGGCAACGACATTTTGATCAATGTCTCGGACAGCGCCGACTATGGCATGTTTGCCATCGGCTCATCCGAACCCACGGCACGCTCCATCAAACTGCTGGAGCGCATCGCCCACAGCCTCGGCCAGATCAGGGGTGACATCATCATTCGCGGCCACACCGATGGCCGACCCTTCCGCAGCGGGACGTCGGACAACTGGAACCTGTCGACCGCCCGTGCCCACATGGCCCGCTTCATGCTGATCCGCGGGGGGCTTGATGAACACCGCCTGCTGAGAGTGGAAGGCTATGCCGATCGGGCTCTGAAGCATCCGGACAACCCGGAGGCCGATGACAACCGCCGCATAGAGATCCTCGTACAGCCGATCAAGGAAACCCGGTCATGA
- a CDS encoding rod-binding protein — MAISIPSDLVMDVVNAADPVERQMAAQKLGTAPLQRLHYASAATADGGNSATDATSFEKQYASLAEPAVLSDAGISRYAKGIARTTNPVGQKFVALMLHEMLETMLPRDTEGIYGEGLSGDMWRSMLSEQLGNQMAKSDMLDLASYLGLPEQA, encoded by the coding sequence ATGGCTATTTCAATCCCTTCTGATCTGGTGATGGACGTTGTCAATGCGGCCGATCCGGTCGAACGTCAGATGGCAGCCCAAAAGCTTGGCACGGCCCCCTTGCAACGCCTGCACTATGCCAGTGCAGCGACAGCGGATGGTGGCAACAGTGCAACCGATGCCACAAGCTTTGAAAAACAATATGCGAGCCTTGCCGAACCGGCGGTTCTGTCCGATGCCGGCATATCCCGTTATGCCAAAGGCATTGCCAGAACCACGAATCCGGTGGGCCAGAAATTCGTCGCCCTGATGCTGCATGAAATGCTGGAAACGATGCTGCCCAGAGATACCGAAGGCATCTATGGCGAAGGGCTTTCCGGCGACATGTGGCGTTCGATGCTTTCCGAACAGCTCGGCAACCAGATGGCCAAGAGCGACATGCTCGATCTTGCCTCCTATCTCGGCCTGCCCGAACAGGCCTGA
- a CDS encoding DUF1217 domain-containing protein, translating to MTDTYLRVSMLNRDYSKTIETLSQDAQVSRATDNYLEKIRDIKSIDDFLDDYEIYSYAMKAMGLEDMIYAKAYMRKVLEEGIADSDSFANKLTDTRFKEFATVFNFASHGEATTSFEKAQQGVVDKYLEQTLETREGDENTGVQLALYFQKKASSITSSMELLGDKALAEVARTISGIPSEAAGADIDWLSEAISSKIDIDQLSDPDYVQELVQRFSVLYDLENGTTTASVPNVLISSSSIIGMDEDLLLSLQGLQLGGI from the coding sequence ATGACCGATACATATCTGCGCGTCAGCATGCTGAATAGAGACTACAGCAAAACCATCGAGACGCTCAGTCAGGACGCCCAGGTGAGCCGGGCGACCGACAATTATCTCGAGAAGATCCGGGATATCAAATCCATCGATGATTTTCTCGATGATTATGAAATCTACAGCTACGCCATGAAAGCCATGGGCCTTGAAGACATGATCTATGCCAAGGCCTATATGCGCAAGGTGCTCGAAGAGGGCATCGCGGACAGCGACTCCTTCGCCAACAAGCTGACGGATACCCGTTTCAAGGAATTCGCCACGGTCTTCAACTTTGCCTCTCACGGCGAGGCCACAACGTCGTTCGAGAAGGCTCAGCAGGGCGTTGTCGACAAATATCTGGAGCAGACGCTGGAGACTCGCGAGGGTGACGAGAATACCGGGGTTCAACTGGCGCTCTATTTCCAGAAGAAGGCCTCATCCATCACCTCATCCATGGAACTGCTCGGCGACAAGGCTCTGGCGGAAGTGGCCCGCACCATCAGCGGCATCCCCTCGGAAGCGGCCGGGGCCGACATCGACTGGCTGTCGGAGGCCATTTCCAGCAAGATCGATATCGACCAGCTGTCTGATCCGGACTATGTCCAGGAACTCGTTCAGCGCTTCTCGGTCCTTTATGATCTGGAGAATGGCACCACGACGGCCAGTGTTCCCAATGTTCTCATTTCCAGCAGCTCGATCATCGGAATGGATGAGGATCTGCTTCTGTCGCTGCAGGGTCTGCAGCTCGGGGGTATCTGA
- a CDS encoding FliI/YscN family ATPase → MDRLQGVVRLLQEEHQTVRVCGFVTQITPAYFGISGLDKHVHIGDCVELDVMRPAGRGPARAEIIRIDQGKVFAKPYSRHLDVGIGTRVFRMGPIQFCPDNSWKGRVIDALGRPIDGKGMLVPGNRSVHLENDPPSAMERGLVSTPVRTGVRAIDLFTPLCVGQRIGVFAGSGVGKSTLLAMLAKALAFDIVIVALVGERGREVREFISDTLGDALERSIVVVATGDESAMMRRQAPKTAMALAEYFRDQGRSVLMIMDSATRFALASRDVAMASGEPAVARGFAPSVFSDLPHLLERAGPGPATGESDRPCGAITGVFAVLVDGDDHNDPVSDSIRGILDGHIVLDRSIADQGRYPAINLLSSVSRMANKAWAPNETKLIMKLKGMIARYEETRDLRLLGGYSKGSDAELDHAMELVPRIYDALCQQPGEKIDVKTDPFRALSEALMAQDARKG, encoded by the coding sequence CTGGATCGCCTGCAAGGGGTTGTGCGCCTGCTGCAGGAAGAGCACCAGACCGTCCGGGTCTGTGGCTTCGTCACCCAGATAACCCCGGCCTATTTCGGCATCAGCGGGCTCGACAAGCATGTGCATATCGGCGACTGCGTCGAACTCGACGTCATGCGCCCGGCCGGCAGAGGGCCGGCACGAGCCGAGATCATCCGCATCGATCAGGGCAAGGTATTTGCCAAGCCCTACAGCCGCCATCTCGATGTCGGCATCGGCACCCGTGTTTTCCGCATGGGACCGATCCAGTTCTGCCCCGACAACAGCTGGAAAGGTCGGGTGATTGATGCGCTCGGTCGTCCGATTGACGGCAAGGGCATGCTTGTGCCGGGCAACAGGAGCGTGCATCTGGAAAACGACCCGCCGTCGGCCATGGAACGCGGCCTTGTCAGCACACCGGTGCGCACCGGCGTGCGGGCCATCGACCTGTTCACGCCGCTCTGTGTCGGCCAGCGGATCGGGGTGTTCGCCGGCTCCGGCGTCGGCAAGTCCACCCTATTGGCAATGCTGGCCAAGGCGCTGGCCTTCGACATCGTCATTGTTGCGCTTGTTGGCGAACGCGGACGAGAGGTGCGCGAATTCATTTCCGACACCCTCGGCGATGCACTGGAGCGTTCGATTGTCGTGGTCGCAACCGGCGACGAAAGCGCCATGATGCGGCGGCAGGCGCCCAAGACGGCGATGGCACTGGCCGAATATTTTCGCGACCAAGGCCGCTCGGTGTTGATGATCATGGATTCGGCAACCCGCTTTGCGCTGGCGTCCCGGGACGTGGCCATGGCCTCGGGTGAACCGGCCGTGGCGCGCGGCTTTGCCCCGAGTGTCTTTTCCGATCTGCCGCATCTGCTGGAACGGGCTGGCCCTGGCCCCGCCACCGGGGAATCCGACAGGCCCTGTGGTGCCATCACCGGTGTTTTCGCCGTGCTGGTCGACGGCGACGATCACAATGATCCGGTCTCGGATTCCATTCGCGGCATTCTGGACGGTCACATTGTGCTGGACCGATCAATTGCCGATCAGGGCCGCTATCCGGCGATCAACCTGCTGTCCTCGGTCTCGCGCATGGCCAACAAGGCCTGGGCCCCCAACGAGACCAAGCTGATCATGAAGCTCAAGGGCATGATCGCCCGCTATGAGGAGACACGCGATCTGCGGCTTCTGGGCGGCTATAGCAAGGGGAGTGACGCCGAACTTGACCATGCCATGGAGCTGGTGCCACGCATCTATGACGCGTTGTGCCAGCAGCCTGGCGAGAAGATCGACGTCAAGACGGATCCGTTCCGCGCCCTGTCCGAAGCCCTGATGGCACAGGACGCAAGGAAGGGCTGA
- a CDS encoding flagellar biosynthetic protein FliR, translating into MAWLQPTTLLAVFLIHCRIGSCLMVMPGFGSARIPMRIRLYVSLAISLALSPLLLASVLPSLPDTRLDRILLMIVTEVLTGITIGFIGRIFMAALETFGSYAANFMSLAAMGGAPLEADEPLPPMVNMIMMAAIVMMFISGVHWQMLSGLVSSFSIIPPGLTFDAQGSLIQFVDTLSEAFVVALRVASPFVIYSVLANLSLGLLNKFTPQIPVYFVSVPFVIMGGLLLTMFIVSEMLGIFIDALSLALTR; encoded by the coding sequence ATGGCCTGGTTGCAACCGACAACACTGCTTGCCGTCTTCCTTATCCATTGTCGCATCGGCAGTTGCCTGATGGTGATGCCCGGATTCGGCAGTGCCCGCATCCCCATGCGGATCCGGCTTTATGTATCGCTCGCCATCTCGCTGGCGCTTTCGCCGCTGTTGCTGGCGAGCGTGCTGCCGAGCCTGCCTGACACAAGGCTCGACCGCATCCTGTTGATGATCGTCACCGAGGTGCTGACAGGCATCACGATCGGCTTCATCGGACGGATCTTCATGGCCGCGCTTGAAACCTTCGGCAGCTATGCGGCCAACTTCATGAGCCTTGCTGCCATGGGTGGCGCACCGCTGGAGGCAGACGAACCCCTGCCACCGATGGTCAACATGATCATGATGGCGGCCATCGTCATGATGTTCATCTCCGGGGTGCACTGGCAGATGCTGTCCGGGCTGGTGTCGTCCTTCAGCATTATCCCTCCGGGCCTGACGTTCGATGCGCAGGGGTCGCTCATCCAGTTCGTCGATACCCTTTCGGAGGCCTTTGTTGTCGCCCTGCGCGTGGCAAGCCCGTTCGTCATCTATTCCGTCCTTGCCAACCTCTCGCTCGGCCTTTTGAACAAGTTCACCCCCCAGATCCCGGTGTATTTTGTCTCCGTGCCGTTCGTGATCATGGGGGGACTGTTGCTGACCATGTTCATCGTCAGCGAAATGCTGGGCATTTTCATCGATGCCCTCTCGTTAGCCCTAACTCGATGA
- a CDS encoding flagellin, with product MSNSILTNTSAMTALQTLNATNKSLDATQERISTGLRVSGAEDNAAYWSIATTMRSDNGALSAVQDALGLGAATVDTMYTAMNSTVDVMKEIKNKLVAAKEPGLDRAKIQSDITELQNQLKSISDSAVFNSENWLSSDPATTPTKSIVSSFSRDSSGSVQIETIDVDLAGIQLFDTAGANTGILDSNITIGTNVTGANVSDFDISAVTDDDLSGLDSLIDDVDSALSSITDAATNLGSIKTRIDLQNDFISALTDAIDRGIGQLVDADMNEESTRLKALQVQQQLGIQALSIANSGSQSILSLFQ from the coding sequence ATGTCTAACAGTATTCTTACCAATACCTCTGCAATGACCGCCTTGCAGACCCTGAATGCAACCAACAAATCCCTGGACGCTACTCAGGAACGCATTTCTACTGGTTTGCGTGTTTCCGGTGCAGAAGATAACGCTGCCTACTGGTCCATCGCTACGACCATGCGGTCAGACAATGGTGCATTGTCTGCTGTGCAGGACGCTCTTGGTCTTGGTGCTGCTACCGTTGACACCATGTACACGGCCATGAACTCGACCGTTGATGTGATGAAGGAGATCAAGAACAAGCTGGTTGCCGCCAAGGAACCAGGCCTTGATCGTGCCAAAATCCAGTCGGATATCACCGAGCTGCAGAACCAGTTGAAGTCCATTTCGGATTCAGCTGTGTTCAACTCTGAAAACTGGCTCAGCAGTGATCCGGCCACCACACCAACCAAAAGTATCGTCAGTTCGTTCAGCCGTGACAGCTCTGGTTCGGTCCAGATTGAAACCATCGACGTCGACCTTGCTGGTATCCAGCTCTTCGACACCGCTGGTGCCAATACCGGTATCCTCGATAGCAACATCACGATCGGTACCAACGTGACCGGTGCAAACGTCTCCGACTTCGACATTTCCGCCGTTACGGACGATGACCTGTCTGGTCTTGACTCACTGATCGATGACGTCGACTCCGCCCTGAGCAGCATCACCGATGCAGCAACCAATCTGGGTTCCATCAAGACCCGTATTGATTTGCAGAACGACTTCATCTCTGCCCTCACCGACGCAATTGACCGCGGTATCGGGCAGCTGGTGGATGCAGACATGAACGAAGAATCCACTCGCCTGAAAGCACTTCAGGTTCAGCAGCAGCTGGGTATCCAGGCTCTGTCGATTGCCAACTCCGGCTCTCAGAGCATTCTGTCGCTGTTCCAGTAA
- the fliF gene encoding flagellar basal-body MS-ring/collar protein FliF, with amino-acid sequence MPGSEQAEKILANLKELGPRRLLALGLIGLITLLLVGGGAYFLSKPQMTVLYSGLDREDITRIGSALQDSGIRYDVNTESSAVLVSHSSASQARMLLAERGLPRGDSAGYELFDNLGSLGLTSFMQEVTRVRALEGELGRTIQSMKDVQSARVHIVLSEKGSFRKQDQSPSASVVIKASGTGEFQTAQAIRYLVAAAVPGMKPAEVTVLDSSGALLASGQGKEATSAGEMAGLEELVSNRIQENIRKTLTPYLGLSNFQVSVAATLNTDKEHVAQTIFDPESRIERSVQTVRSSESAQNASSQPPTTVEQNLPDQQVKDTNSEQSVEENQRREETVNYEISTKKVEQTREGYDVERLSIAVLVNRAHLLETLGDNADDATVNNAINHHIEEINQLAASAAGLDTARGDQIKVAVVDFQAGTGDLEPLPPLSVTQVLLQQSGNVVNAVSILLVSTLLIWFGLRPAISALVPKQVANDNTPEGLELDADADEAVGYPLSDPSTHAGLIEELSKKLDSSPVRKLERVVEMNEEQSAAILKQWFYESETA; translated from the coding sequence ATGCCAGGCAGTGAACAAGCCGAAAAAATATTGGCGAATCTCAAAGAGCTTGGGCCGAGGCGGCTTCTGGCTCTCGGTCTTATCGGTCTGATCACCCTTCTGCTGGTCGGGGGCGGTGCCTATTTTCTCTCAAAGCCGCAGATGACCGTTCTCTATTCCGGTCTTGACCGCGAGGACATCACCCGGATCGGGTCCGCCCTTCAGGATTCTGGCATCCGCTACGATGTCAACACGGAAAGCTCGGCGGTCCTTGTGTCCCACTCATCGGCATCGCAGGCCCGCATGCTGCTGGCCGAGCGGGGGCTGCCACGTGGCGACAGCGCCGGGTATGAGCTGTTTGACAATCTTGGCTCGCTTGGCCTCACGTCCTTCATGCAGGAGGTGACCCGCGTTCGGGCTCTCGAGGGCGAATTGGGCCGCACGATCCAGTCGATGAAGGACGTGCAATCGGCCCGCGTGCATATCGTGCTGTCCGAAAAGGGCTCGTTCCGCAAACAGGACCAGAGCCCCTCGGCCTCGGTTGTCATCAAGGCATCGGGCACCGGCGAGTTCCAGACCGCACAGGCCATCCGCTATCTGGTTGCCGCCGCCGTGCCTGGCATGAAGCCTGCCGAGGTCACGGTGCTGGATTCCTCCGGTGCATTGCTCGCCTCCGGTCAGGGCAAGGAAGCGACATCGGCTGGCGAAATGGCAGGTCTTGAAGAACTCGTTTCCAACCGCATTCAGGAAAATATCCGGAAGACCCTCACCCCCTACCTCGGCCTTTCCAACTTCCAGGTCTCGGTCGCCGCGACCCTCAACACCGACAAGGAGCATGTCGCCCAGACGATCTTCGATCCGGAAAGCCGTATCGAGCGGTCCGTTCAGACCGTCCGCTCCAGCGAGAGCGCACAGAATGCCAGCTCGCAACCGCCGACCACCGTCGAGCAGAACCTGCCGGACCAACAGGTCAAGGACACCAACAGCGAACAGTCCGTGGAAGAGAACCAACGGCGCGAAGAAACCGTCAACTACGAAATTTCGACCAAGAAGGTGGAGCAGACCCGTGAGGGATACGACGTGGAACGGCTGTCGATTGCCGTTCTGGTCAATCGGGCCCACCTTCTGGAAACCCTGGGCGACAACGCAGACGACGCCACCGTCAACAACGCCATCAACCATCACATCGAGGAAATCAATCAGCTGGCGGCATCCGCTGCGGGGCTTGACACTGCACGCGGCGACCAGATCAAGGTTGCCGTCGTCGATTTCCAGGCAGGCACCGGCGATCTGGAACCGCTGCCGCCGCTCTCGGTCACGCAGGTCCTGTTGCAGCAGTCTGGCAATGTGGTCAACGCCGTCAGCATCCTGCTGGTCTCCACCCTGTTGATCTGGTTCGGCCTGCGCCCGGCGATCAGTGCACTGGTTCCCAAGCAGGTTGCCAACGACAACACACCCGAGGGCTTGGAGCTTGACGCAGACGCGGATGAAGCCGTTGGCTATCCGCTCTCTGATCCGAGCACCCACGCCGGTCTCATCGAGGAATTGTCCAAGAAGCTGGATTCCTCACCAGTGCGCAAACTGGAACGGGTCGTCGAGATGAACGAAGAGCAGTCTGCGGCGATCCTCAAACAGTGGTTCTATGAATCGGAGACTGCGTAA